One region of Oryza glaberrima chromosome 7, OglaRS2, whole genome shotgun sequence genomic DNA includes:
- the LOC127780401 gene encoding xylose isomerase, with amino-acid sequence MDRINPNKVTSPTAGVGTTTTTSHIALLKPSSSPPPPHPPRDYLSSPLLSSPIHRPPPPPPLQARRSAAGPAAAMMGAKLLLLLVASSLCLSAAIAAQQTCPADLDSKCGDAASGDWEGEFFPGIPKIKYEGPSSKNPLAYKWYNAEEVILGKKMKDWMRFSVAFWHTFRGTGGDPFGAPTKSWPWEDGTNSLDMAKRRMRAHFEFMEKLGVDRWCFHDRDIAPDGKTLTETNKNLDEIVELAKKLQEETNIKPLWGTAQLFMHPRYMHGAATSPEVKVYAYGAAQVKKALEVTHYLGGENYVFWGGREGYQTLLNTDMKRELDHLASFLQAAVDYKKKIGFNGTLLIEPKPQEPTKHQYDWDVATTFSFLQKYGLTGEFKINVECNHATLSGHSCHHELETARINGLLGNIDANTGDPQIGWDTDQFLTDISEATLVMSSVVKNGGLAPGGFNFDAKLRRESTDVEDMFLAHISGMDTLARGLRNVVKLIEDGSLDELVRKRYQSFDSEIGALIEAGKGDFETLEKKVLEWGEPIVPSGKQELAEILFQAAL; translated from the exons ATGGATAGGATAAATCCAAATAAAGTGACGTCACCCACCGCCGGAGTAGGGACGACAACTACCACCAGCCACATCGCCCTCCTTaagccctcctcctctcctcctcctcctcatccccctcGCGAttacctctcctctcctctcctctcctcccccattcatcgtccccctccgccgccgccgctgcag gcccgccgctccgctgctgGTCCTGCTGCTGCCATGATGGGGGCAAAGCTTTTGCTCTTACTGGTGGCCTCATCTCTATGTCTATCTGCTGCG ATCGCTGCGCAGCAAACCTGTCCGGCCGACCTCGATAGCAAGTGTggtgatgctgcttcaggggaTTGGGAAGGGGAGTTCTTCCCTGGCATCCCCAAGATCAAGTATGAG GGTCCAAGCAGCAAGAACCCGCTTGCTTACAAGTGGTACAATGCTGAGGAAGTGATTCTTGGGAAGAAGATGAAG GATTGGATGCGGTTCAGCGTGGCCTTTTGGCATACGTTCCGTGGTACTGGAGGAGATCCTTTTGGTGCCCCTACAAAGTCTTGGCCTTGGGAGGATGGCACAAATTCGTTGGACATGGCTAAGAGAAGAA TGAGAGCTCACTTTGAGTTCATGGAGAAGCTTGGAGTTGACAGGTGGTGCTTCCATGACAGGGATATTGCCCCTGATGGCAAAACACTCACG gaaacaaataaaaatttggATGAGATAGTTGAACTGGCAAAGAAACTCCAG GAGGAGACCAATATAAAACCACTGTGGGGGACTGCACAGCTTTTCATGCACCCGCGCTACATGCACGGTGCTGCTACTAG CCCAGAGGTTAAAGTGTATGCTTATGGTGCTGCTCAAGTTAAGAAAGCTTTAGAG GTCACCCACTACCTAGGCGGTGAAAACTATGTTTtctggggaggaagagagggttACCAAACTCTTCTTAATACTGACATGAAGAGAGAACTTGACCATTTG GCTAGTTTTCTTCAAGCTGCAGTTGACTACAAGAAGAAGATTGGATTTAATG gaacaCTCTTGATAGAGCCTAAACCACAAGAACCCACAAAACACCA GTACGATTGGGATGTTGCAACCACATTCTCTTTCCTACAGAAATATGGTCTAACAG GAGAATTCAAGATAAATGTTGAATGCAACCACGCTACTCTATCTGGACATAG CTGCCACCATGAGCTTGAGACTGCAAGAATTAATGGTCTGCTTGGGAATATTGATGCCAACACTGGTGATCCCCAGATCG GTTGGGACACCGATCAGTTCCTTACAGATATTTCAGAGGCTACTTTGGTTATGTCAAGTGTGGTTAAGAAT GGTGGGCTTGCACCTGGTGGATTCAACTTTGATGCCAAATT GAGGAGGGAGAGTACTGATGTTGAGGACATGTTTCTGGCTCATATATCGGGAATGGACACCCTAGCCCGCGGCCTTCGGAATGTTGTCAAGCTGATCGAG GATGGTTCCCTGGATGAGCTTGTTCGCAAGCGCTACCAGAGTTTTGATAGTGAGATCGGTGCCTTGATTGAG GCTGGGAAAGGAGACTTCGAGACACTAGAGAAGAAGGTTCTGGAGTGGGGTGAACCCATTGTTCCATCTGGCAAGCAG GAACTGGCTGAGATTCTGTTCCAAGCTGCTCTATAG
- the LOC127780898 gene encoding probable GTP-binding protein OBGC1, chloroplastic — MAPAVAVVAAAAAFPFRLFSAEARRNTKGSRSKRGSARPLKPSPPPRPSASSSAAGGGGATTFTRLPLRNAPASVEVTLDRFPTANPEPRASTFTRRNGERLGDDQEDEEEEDEVELGLRGATTFARLPLRDSPDGGDLTIGQFDAGVATQEGLRSRAISRQLVEHLDDVEEEEEEEQVVSRLDIFEGAKGREARAFLPDEDDDVVVFDPDYDGYSDDEEFVATAVEQSPRGDAIAVAELEKLKYDNDDDDDDDDEVVVFHPDDDDDDEVVVFHPDDDEEVDVFEDYDDDEEEETKEKGVPAVMRCFDTAKIYAKAGDGGNGVVAFRREKYVPLGGPSGGDGGRGGNVFVEVDGDMNSLLPFRKSVHFRAGRGAHGQGRQQAGAKGDDVVVKVPPGTVVRSAAGDVELLELMRPGQRALLLPGGRGGRGNAAFKSGTNKAPRIAEKGEKGPEMWIDLELKLVADVGIVGAPNAGKSTLLTAISAAKPTIANYPFTTLLPNLGVVSLDFDATMVVADLPGLLEGAHRGYGLGHEFLRHSERCSVLVHVVDGSGEQPEYEFEAVRLELELFSPSLVDKPYIVVYNKMDLPEASERWNKFQEKLQAEGIEPYCISAMNRQGTEDVVLAAYKVLQKDRQRMKDDEEWNGPENLNHVADAIKRERRAPMNEFEIFHDKGTNTWNVVGAGIERFVQMTNWQYSESLKRFQHALEACGVNKTLIKRGVKEGDTVVVGEMEMVWTDEPSKTRSSKTMNSKDDSVRWPEFG; from the exons AtggcgccggccgtcgccgtcgtcgccgccgccgccgccttccccttcCGCCTCTTCTCCGCCGAGGCTCGCCGCAACACCAAGGGCTCCCGGAGCAAGCGAGGCTCAGCCAGGCCCCTCAagccatcccctcctccccgcccatccgcgtcgtcgtccgccgctggcggcggcggcgccaccaccttCACCAGGCTGCCGCTCCGCAACGCCCCCGCGTCCGTGGAGGTGACGCTGGACCGCTTCCCCACCGCCAATCCCGAGCCCAGAGCTTCCACTTTTACTCGCCGGAATGGCGAGCGGTTGGGCGACGAccaggaggatgaggaggaggaggatgaggtggaGCTCGGACTCCGTGGGGCCACCACGTTTGCTCGGCTCCCTCTGCGGGACTCGCCGGACGGCGGTGACCTCACCATTGGGCAATTCGACGCGGGGGTGGCCACTCAGGAGGGCCTGAGGAGTCGCGCCATTTCTCGTCAATTGGTCGAACACCTTGACGacgtagaggaggaggaggaggaggagcaggttgTCAGCCGCTTGGACATCTTCGAGGGAGCAAAGGGCAGGGAAGCTCGGGCTTTCTTacccgacgaggacgacgacgtcgtGGTGTTCGACCCAGACTACGACGGCTacagcgacgacgaggagttCGTCGCTACTGCTGTCGAGCAGAGTCCACGAGGCGACGCCATCGCAGTTGCGGAGCTTGAAAAGCTCAAATAcgacaatgacgacgacgacgacgacgacgacgaggttgtCGTGTTCCAcccagacgacgacgacgacgacgaggttgtCGTGTTCCACccagacgacgacgaggaagtcGACGTGTTCGAggactacgacgacgacgaggaggaggagacgaaggAGAAGGGTGTCCCCGCCGTGATGCGGTGCTTCGACACGGCGAAGATATACGCcaaggccggcgacggcgggaacGGCGTGGTGGCATTCCGGCGAGAGAAGTACGTGCCGCTGGGAGGGCcctcgggcggcgacggaggccgcGGCGGGAACGTGTTCGTGGAGGTGGACGGCGACATGAACTCGCTGCTGCCGTTCCGCAAGTCGGTGCACTtccgcgccggccgcggcgcgcacGGCCAGGGCAGGCAGCAGGCCGGAGCCAAgggcgacgacgtcgtcgtgAAGGTGCCGCCGGGGACGGTGGTGcggtccgccgccggcgacgtggagcTGCTCGAGCTGATGAGGCCCGGGCAGCGCGCGCTGCTTCtccccggcggccgcggcggccgcggcaatGCCGCATTCAAGTCCGGCACAAATAAGGCGCCAAGGATTGCAGAGAAAGGGGAGAAAGGTCCAGAAAT GTGGATAGATTTGGAGCTGAAGCTGGTTGCTGATGTGGGGATTGTAGGCGCCCCAAATGCTGGAAAGAGCACCCTTCTGACTGCTATTAgtgcagcaaagccaactatAGCCAATTACCCTTTTACGACATTATTACCAAATCTTGGAGTGGTCTCATTGGATTTTGATGCTACAATGGTAGTCGCAGACCTTCCTGGATTGCTGGAAGGTGCTCACCGTGGATATGGCTTGGGGCATGAGTTTTTAAGGCATAGTGAGAGATGTTCAGTGTTG GTTCATGTTGTCGACGGCTCAGGAGAACAACCTGAATATGAGTTTGAGGCTGTTCGTTTAGAACTGGAGCTATTTAGCCCATCATTGGTTGACAAACCTTATATAGTGGTGTACAATAAGATGGATCTTCCAGAGGCATCGGAAAGATGGAATAAGTTTCAGGAGAAGCTACAGGCTGAAGGAATTGAGCCCTATTGCATCAGTGCAATGAATAGGCAAGGAACAGAGGATGTTGTTCTTGCTGCATACAAGGTTCTACAGAAAGATAGGCAAAGAATGAAAGATGACGAAG AATGGAATGGCCCTGAAAATCTGAATCATGTGGCTGATGCAATAAAAAGGGAAAGGAGAGCTCCCATGAACGAATTTGAGATTTTTCATGATAAGGGCACGAATACATGGAACGTTGTTGGAGCTGGAATTGAACGTTTTGTTCAGATGACTAATTGGCA GTATTCAGAATCCTTGAAACGATTTCAGCATGCTTTAGAGGCATGTGGTGTCAACAAAACTCTAATCAAACGTGGAGTTAAAGAGGGAGACACGGTAGTTGTTGGTGAG ATGGAAATGGTTTGGACAGATGAGCCTAGTAAGACCAGGTCATCAAAGACAATGAACTCAAAAGATGACTCTGTCAGATGGCCTGAATTTGGCTAG
- the LOC127780696 gene encoding uncharacterized protein LOC127780696 → MTEAHLRAQTPSEISLHTVDQTVRTYVSIFVKTAEDTYHRKVDRATILSFLCALQGLAADSHILFDDALAFVRSSQPDYSPKHDVEVINRYYQQEIKRLINNFREASTTEALEILHSTVNDLTQKVASYVTKMTTLRKSTLAHVPGRTIASCDAAPPDDRQNE, encoded by the exons ATG ACTGAAGCTCATTTGAGAGCTCAAACGCCAAGTGAAATTTCGCTGCATACAGTAGATCAG ACTGTCAGGACGTATGTATCGATCTTTGTTAAGACTGCCGAGGACACTTACCATAGGAAGGTTGATAGAGCAACCATTCTTTCATTCCTCTGTGCTCTTCAAGGTTTGGCTGCAGATAGCCATATCTTGTTTGATGATGCTTTGGCTTTTGTTCGTAGCAGTCAACCAGATTACAGTCCAAAACATGATGTCGAGGTAATTAACCGTTATTATCAGCAGGAGATAAAACGTTTGATAAATAACTTTAGGGAGGCTTCAACGACCGAAGCACTTGAG ATTCTTCATAGTACGGTTAATGATTTAACGCAGAAAGTAGCATCTTATGTTACCAAAATGACTACTCTTCGCAAGAGCACACTAGCCCATGTCCCTG GCCGCACCATTGCATCCTGTGATGCTGCCCCACCAGATGACAGGCAAAATGAGTAG
- the LOC127780692 gene encoding ethylene-responsive transcription factor FZP — MNTRGSGSSSSSSSSQASLMAFSEPPKPASQPSPPSSPMSERPPSGRSRRRAQEPGRFLGVRRRPWGRYAAEIRDPTTKERHWLGTFDTAQEAALAYDRAALSMKGAQARTNFVYTHAAYNYPPFLAPFHAPPYAAAAAPSSVQYGGGVGAAPHIGSYGHHHHHHHHHHHHGHGAASGASSVGECSTMPVMVPVDPHRSSMSSSLLDMDRNGHDFLFSGAEDNSGYLSSVVPESCLRPRGGGAAADHQDMRRYSDADAYGMMGLREDVDDLAQMVAGFWGGGDAADQLGACGFPASGGAADMVASSQGSDSYSPFSFLSH; from the coding sequence GGCGTTCTCGGAGCCGCCGAAGCCGGCGagccagccgtcgccgccgtcgtcgccgatgaGCGAGCGGCCGCCGTCGGGGCGCAGCAGGCGGCGCGCGCAGGAGCCCGGGAGGTTCctcggcgtgcggcggcggccgtgggggAGGTACGCCGCCGAGATACGCGACCCGACCACCAAGGAGCGGCACTGGCTGGGCACGTTCGACACGGCgcaggaggcggcgctggcgtaCGACCGCGCCGCGCTGTCCATGAAGGGCGCCCAGGCGCGCACCAACTTCGTCTACACCCACGCCGCCTACAACTACCCCCCGTTCCTCGCGCCGTTCCACGCGccgccgtacgccgccgccgccgcgccgtcctcggtgcagtacggcggcggcgtgggcgccgCGCCGCACATTGGCTCGtacggtcaccaccaccaccaccaccaccaccaccaccaccacggacATGGCGCGGCGTCGGGCGCGTCGTCGGTGGGTGAGTGCTCGACGATGCCGGTGATGGTCCCGGTTGATCCCCACCGCTCCAGcatgtcgtcgtcgctgctggaCATGGACAGGAACGGCCACGACTtcctcttctccggcgccgaAGACAACTCCGGGTACCTGAGCAGCGTGGTGCCGGAGAGCTGCCTCCGgccgaggggcggcggcgccgcggccgatcATCAGGACATGCGGCGCtactccgacgccgacgcctaCGGCATGATGGGGCTCCGGGAGGACGTCGACGACCTCGCGCAGATGGTCGCCGGCTTCTGGGGCGGCGGTGACGCGGCGGACCAGCTCGGCGCCTGTGGGTtcccggcgagcggcggcgccgccgacatGGTCGCCTCGTCGCAGGGCTCCGACTCCTACTCGCCATTCAGCTTCCTCTCCCATTGA